Proteins encoded together in one Triticum dicoccoides isolate Atlit2015 ecotype Zavitan chromosome 7B, WEW_v2.0, whole genome shotgun sequence window:
- the LOC119336703 gene encoding cytochrome P450 72A15-like translates to MATEGLRMLLADASRSPWGVAGAAAAVALLWFAAWVLEWAWWTPRRLGRALRAQGIRGTRYRLFTGDIPENARCNAVARSRPMPLGSHDITPRVLPMFSNAIKEHGKVSFTWFGPTPRVMIPDPELVREILSNKFGHFGKQRSTRIGKLLANGLANHEGEKWAKHRRILNPAFHHEKIKRMLPVFSACCEEMITRWGNSMSADGSCEIDFCPEFQNLTGDVISRTAFGSNFQEGMKIFQLQGELGERLIQAFQTLFIPGYWFFPTKNNRRMRAIDREIRMILRGIIGKKERAIKNGEASSDDLLGLLLESNMQQSNGKANLGLSIEDIIQECKLFYFAGMETTSVLLTWTLIVLSMHPEWQEQAREEVLHHFGRTTPDFENLGRLKIVTMIFYEVLRLYPPITFLTRRTYKAMELGGIKYPAGVNLMLPILFIHHDPDIWGKDAREFNPQRFADGISNAAKHPAAFFPFGGGPRICIGQNFALLEAKMALSIILQRFSFELSPSYVHAPYTVITLQPQHGAQIRLKKI, encoded by the exons ATGGCGACCGAGGGCCTCCGGATGCTGCTGGCGGACGCCTCTCGCTCTCCGTGGGGCGTCGCCGGCGCCGCGGCGGCCGTGGCGCTGCTGTGGTTCGCCGCCTGGGTCCTGGAGTGGGCGTGGTGGACGCCGCGGCGGCTGGGCCGGGCTCTCCGGGCCCAGGGAATCAGGGGCACCCGGTACCGCCTCTTCACCGGCGACATACCGGAGAACGCCCGGTGCAACGCTGTGGCCCGGTCGCGGCCCATGCCGCTCGGCTCCCACGACATCACCCCCCGCGTGCTGCCCATGTTCTCCAACGCCATCAAGGAGCACG GGAAAGTGTCCTTCACTTGGTTTGGCCCAACGCCAAGGGTGATGATTCCAGACCCAGAATTAGTGAGAGAAATTCTGTCCAACAAGTTTGGGCACTTCGGGAAACAGAGGAGCACCCGTATTGGGAAGCTGCTAGCCAACGGGCTTGCAAATCATGAAGGAGAGAAATGGGCAAAGCACCGAAGAATCCTCAATCCTGCATTTCACCATGAGAAGATAAAG AGGATGCTGCCAGTTTTTTCTGCCTGCTGTGAAGAGATGATTACAAGATGGGGGAATTCGATGTCCGCTGACGGATCATGTGAGATTGACTTCTGTCCTGAGTTCCAGAATCTTACCGGAGATGTCATCTCGAGAACAGCATTTGGTAGCAATTTTCAGGAGGGGATGAAAATATTCCAGCTGCAAGGGGAGTTAGGTGAACGGCTGATACAGGCATTTCAGACACTTTTTATCCCAGGCTATTG GTTCTTCCCAACAAAGAACAACAGAAGGATGAGAGCAATTGATCGTGAGATCCGCATGATTCTGCGAGGCATTATTGGGAAAAAGGAAAGAGCTATTAAAAATGGTGAAGCTAGCAGCGATGACTTGCTAGGATTGCTGTTGGAGTCAAATATGCAACAATCAAATGGGAAGGCAAATCTAGGACTGAGTATTGAAGATATAATTCAGGAATGCAAGCTATTTTACTTTGCAGGTATGGAGACAACATCGGTCTTGCTCACATGGACACTAATTGTGCTAAGCATGCACCCAGAGTGGCAAGAGCAGGCAAGAGAGGAAGTGTTGCATCACTTTGGAAGAACCACACCTGATTTTGAGAACTTGGGTCGCCTGAAGATT GTAACAATGATTTTTTATGAGGTTCTTAGGTTGTACCCCCCAATAACCTTCCTCACGAGAAGAACTTACAAGGCAATGGAGCTTGGCGGCATCAAATATCCGGCAGGCGTGAACCTTATGTTGCCAATTCTCTTTATCCACCATGACCCTGATATTTGGGGAAAAGATGCAAGGGAATTCAATCCACAGAGGTTTGCTGATGGCATCTCAAATGCAGCGAAGCATCCGGCGGCATTCTTTCCTTTTGGAGGGGGTCCTCGGATATGCATCGGCCAGAACTTTGCGTTGCTGGAAGCAAAGATGGCTCTGAGCATCATCCTCCAGCGCTTCTCCTTCGAGCTCTCGCCGTCCTACGTCCATGCACCGTACACCGTGATAACCCTGCAGCCGCAGCATGGTGCTCAAATTAGGCTGAAGAAGATATGA